aagcgGTTCCAAAGTGGAATTAACCCACAGGGGTGACACAGGGTGGGTTTTTTAGCCGATAACTGAGTCCGGCATAAAGATGAAGTTACAAACTATGCGcgttcattaaaaatgcaactgtgcaaaatatttttctatcgTTTAAAGTCAAGATACTTGAGCTGCTATTCCCATCAAACCTGGCGGAGGATTCTACGCTAAGCTGTTTTCCCTAGTGGATAAGCAATCCCACGAAAGATAAGAATCTCTAGACCACGTAGATTAATAGGCGGTAGTGATAGTAGAACGATAAACAGATACCAAGTGATTGTTGTTCTGGCGTATTACCCGCAACCCCAAAGCATAAAAAGATTCTCTTCGAAGTTTTGGAGTTTTTAAGTCTGAGAAACGTAATTTTTTCCTATGCACATTGATGGTAAAATAATATGGCCTTAACGACATGTACCTATGTATGTGCGCACATGAGCGATTAGAAAACGCTGCATTTGTTTCGACAAATTATAGATTAAATAAAACACGAGAAGCTTGCgaaacaaattaaattcaattaattactaaaaaaattaaaaccaattggTGTGTATTACTTACTTTCCATCTACTACATGCGGCCTTGCCGCTTGTGCCTTGTCAACACATGAGGTATCGGCATATGTTATAAAACCAAAACCTCTGGAACGTCCAGTCATAGGATGCCGTCGTATTGTTACATCAAGTATTTCGCCAAATTGGCGATAAAAACTACGCAAGGAATCCTCAGTTGAGTTTGGGGATAAGCCTCCCAAGAACAATTTACGAAGATGGTCGCCTTCTGTGTtgtactaaaaaaaatattcaagcaAGCCATCGTAAATTCGCTGAACATATGACAATGAATTGGAGTCTTaccatttttaatttgttaaatTATTGTTTAAATGTCGTCAATTAATAATTAGTCACACTTTCTTcacgacaaacaaaaaaatagacaCGTATATTTCTTGTAAATGCTCGCAGAAAAAAGATGTCTATACTGGAAACTTAAGATAACCAGACCCAAGCGACAGAGATGCATTTCGTTCTTAAACACAATAGGCATGTTTTCGTATTGCTTTCTGAAGGAGTAATCGGTTGTTTTCACATATTATCGAAAGTGTTTTTCTATAAGTGCTTAATTCATTGGACGTGTTTTATTTAATCCAATGAGTGAGTGAgattaatttatatattttcatcGCCTGTTATCGATGGCACGTAAATTGTACTTTATAATAGCAAAATAAAGCAGGCCCATTATATGCTGTGGTTTATTTTCTTCTCCTTGCGACGtatatattaaaatcaattcTACCACCATATGACTATGggcagtgaaacaaaataaGATGACGAAGTGATTTATTTTAGTACAAAATAGTAAAGTGCAAATCCCGATAAAACGTTTCAAATTATCTGTTATCGTATTATATCGATAACTTACCAGCACAACTGTGCACTGGTATTTCGTCCAGAACATTTTACTTGCGCTAGATAGGactgaaataaaacacagcaaaggACTTCCGCTCATATGCAGTACAATTTTTACAATCCGGCtgccacaatcccatggcagccggctgtacgtaccggattgacccgatggagttcttcatcggcaagggctgccgtctcagtgtataacacactgctacaacaacaacaatttttacaAGATGAGCTGTACAAGTTGTCTCGGCCAACTAGTCTAATGCGTGTTGTGCTTTGCGATCGCTTTATTAAGCTCGTGGCTCAAAGATAGAAGATTGTACAACAACAATGGCCACTCTGTGgggccggaacgagcttgctcaacccacaggagcttgacgaggatcgccaccttcacacgaaaatgtggttacaacaacaccaaagcTGTTTTAAGTAAACGACTCGTTTTCACAGAGGTGAATACTGCCCATCATGGCGAtattttcgttaccataagaaatgcattgacgtATCCtgaacgaaattttcgttaccggtaTCGTttgcaggtacgcagctcaaatgaaattttcttgacGTAACAGGGTGACACAAAAGGCATTGGTGAATGTTTTCTTACAACTACGAATGAAAATGTGCttaaccaaaaatttttgtgtGAACGTGTGCAGAAAGTTTGCGTACGTgaacagagaatatgcgagaaagaaagtaacaacaaagagaatgcaaacaaaaatctgaaatcttaataccgtcaaatttGGTTGTTAACAGCCACTTTAAGGTTCAGCCATGTATTTTGCCTAAATTGCTGTGTTTCATATTAGTGCTGTGTATACAAGTCGCGAAGGACAAAAATAAAACGTAAAAATGAATCCGGTGCAAGTCTGTGAGGAACTATTTGATTtctgtaaaataaaattcattaaaaattttccaattaattttataaataattggtCTTATTTATGCTGTCATTCACAAAAGAGGAATTTCCGAAGGGTGCCACACTTAaaagctggtactatattcgcctTTCGCCGAttattttttagagaaaatacaTTTAAAAAGCAGAAAAACTTGCGGATTTCATTCAATAAGACCTCCTACttgagataaaattttaataaaacttttaccTTATCATtgtttttttcgtaaaaaaagaaAGGTTTCAACGATGAAAAacaaacatagtaccagccataattGTGAAATATAGTCATCCTTCTATACGAGCTTACACCACAGACAATAATAACTATCTATTCCTATTGAACATCTGTGGCTTGCACTGTCAATTTACCCAAAACTTCGTTGCAATTTATAGACTTcgaagtactaaaataaaacagggcTATTATCGCATACTAGCGATAACTATTTAGTACAACTTTACACTGCAATTCTAACAGTATCATCCATTATCATACCATAAAATCGATAGCTGTCTTATACACAATAGGACGAAAATAAAACAACTTGTCTTAAATGTACGTAAGTATTGtattttatgttaaaataaTGTTGATTTTCGAAATATCTTGTGCATCTAAGTAGATATTTAACCGATCCAATTTATCTTCGATGCAAAAAATCCATTTGTaatacattttcaataaaatatatacattgtagTAGTTAGATGTAAGAAATTGTATATGTTGTTTTGTAATATAAGTTCTATAAAagagaattaaaaaaagaacATGTTAGCAAATTTAAAGAGtgatatagtatatatatatatatataatttttttaaataagataAATGCCAATTTTGAACTTGCTACTTCCCCTCATTGATTAAAAATGCGGAACGGGtgcaacaaatgttgccatatttccaataaaacatattttcccAAGTTtgattagaataaaaaaaaattaaaatatgcaGGCAAACAAAAGCCAGTGTTTCAAAATGCTGGAGGAAATTCCTGGAAATTATCCATAATCATACAATTTGTTGTAAACTGAAGAGACCTCTTCATAATTATTTCAAGAAAAACTATATTGATAAGATAATTTTTTgggtcaaaaatattttcttgaagTAACTCTTAGTTGAAATGTACGGAAAACGCCTTCAAATTACATGCTCAATAGCATTACAAATGAATGAAGTACTTCTGTTGAGATGATGTTGATTTTGAGATAAAACTTTTTGGTTGATTCTATTTAAAATCGAGCTCCAAGTGCATTTCAACAATTTTGCGCAACTGTCATCCGTCAATATTACAGGTTAATTTTgatgaacaaaattttctttaaactacATACTTACAATCTTCGCCAAGAGTTATGTGGTGGAGAAGTAAGATGATGTCAATCATTAGAGGGTAGTTTACTTAAGTAAGATCATTGCTGAACGTATAAGTATGGTATACATAAACACATTTGTTTAGAAATAAGTTCAAATCTTTCGATTGTCGTTCATTAAGGGGCAATAATTTACgtcggtaaaaaaaaaacttccaacTTACCAGTTATACATTATATGGATTTCTACGGTTATTTTGTAAGTTGTGTCCCTTCTGAGGGCCTCCGCCATGGGAATGTTGGTAACTGCCGAATTGTCCTTCGGACTGACCTGCATTCCAACCATTTGCTGCACCCGGAGGTGGGGCAGCATTATAATTATTTTGTTCTTCCCATCCATTATATGCAGTTGGTGGGTTACTTTGGACTGGCGCAGCAGCATAGCCTTCATACATTGTCTGTGGTTGTTGAGCATAATGTGTTGTGTGTCCTGTCCAACCATTATAAGAAGCTTGCGGATAGTTATATGAAGGGTTCTGTGTATATGCAACTTGGGAGTAAGATCCTGAAGAGCCGCCATGTTGGTAAGATCCCCGATTGGCTTGTTCTTGTCGGTAGTTAGACTTTTTAACTTCAACGGGAAGCTGATCAATTGTGTGATTTTTATGAACTAAAAAATAGAAAGGGTTAAagattattttacaaaattttccctaataAGACTTGAAAGACGTTAATTACAATACTTACAAACGGCTCTATCGGCAGCTTCACAAGTATCAAATTCTACGAATCCGAAGCCACGTTTGCGACCAGTTGTTCTATCCAACAAGACTTTTACGGTCAAAACATTACCAAATTGTTGGAAATGATCCTGTAAATTTTGTTCATCGTGATTGTCTTTAAGACCACCTACGAATATTTTTCGAACATTGTCATTAGAACCAATTCTGTTTGTCTCAGATCGGGGCAAGGCGGGTTTGGAATCAACATTGCTATAATGAATTTATGTATGCTCTCTTATTATTGAACTATATACATAGTACCGATCATACTAACCGTCCGTCAATAATATGtggtttaaggctttgggcacGTTCAATACTAGAGGAATCCTTGTATGTGATAAAACCGAATCCCTTAGAGCGCTGAGTTGTGGGATCACGTTTTACGACAGCACTTGCCACCTCACCATATTGagcataaaaatttgttatactTTCTTCAGTTGTATTAGGCGACAATCCTCCTAAGAACAACTTACAAGAGTAATTGTCATTTTCGTACATTTTGTTTTGCTGGAAATGTGAAACAAATCAATTAAATTCAACTGCTTACTGATAAATTAATCTATTATAACTACACTTTTGTTACTTGAGACATATgtagtaaaattttttggtgCCAAGATATGAGCTATTTTATTAATTGTACCACTTAATACTACTACCTTGCGACCTACTCAAGCTAGAGACTTATAGGATGATTATACTAGGGTAATCCAATCATTTGGCTAGCGAAACCGTacatataacttttttttacaaattatgatAGGAAGTTATTGGAATTTTAGCTTATAATCTATTCGTTCTGCGTTACAACGCTCGGACTTGGCTGAAAAAAATAATGCCTCTTATCATTTAACTGAATATGAATCGCcgacactcattgatatgagtgaAGTTTGTCAATGGGTCGAGCGGGAAATGCTAACCTATTCACGATGGGGGTCTTCAAATAGTAGCAAAGAAAGCAAAGCGCAATCTTAAAAGATACGAACAACAATCTCAAATGTAGCGTTATAAGTTTCCCTAGAAATGCAATCTCTAAGATAACTTGCATTCCAAGCACAGAGGTCAGGTTCCGTCACATTGTTCATCCTAACTTGTATAGGTGTTTTTGAGCTGAAAAACTTTTACAAGTTAACCTTTGCTTTAGTAGGCTTTGAGTAACGCCAATAAAACATGGAAATATAGTCATCTAGAAAGCACCATTGCACAATCCAATAGAAAGGCACGCAATGACACAACAAGAAACACCCCATACGTGAGCAAGCCATGTACCTATTAGGAGCATCATTGCGGTTTTTAGCTATAAGTACCTACCTAAATCTAtcgtattttttattttaatcatATAAACACTTACCTGGATATCAGTATAAGGAGCTCCGATAACATCGACCATTTcagtatatttattttgcaattAGATGAGATATTAGAAATTATGTACTCCAATTACGAATTCTACTTTTCCCTTGCCACGATGTATACAATGCCCAATGCTTTAAACCAAAATGGCTGGAAATAAATACCGAGTAACAGTAATCAAGTCAAACGCCAAAATTATTCGTGTACGTGTCGCATGACCGTGGCGTTCTTATGTACCGTTAACATTTTAAGAGAGGTCGTCCGCCCAACCGGGTCTTCGGAAATCGCCCATAAAGTTTTTTTCCAGTGTTCACTAAAGAGGGTTACGTCACTTACCCAactgatgaaatattgcaattgcagagttgtatccaaatacaTTCATATGTTAAATggtttgtttagattttaaagtttttacaacattttatttacttttccacattttttttcacaaatcttttgtttttttggctGCTGCAAATTAAAACTTGTATGTGTACTTGGCAATATACAGAAATTTGACAGAAGAGTGGGAATTTCTACCCCCATCCCCACAGGGTTGAATCGttgttttcgttgttgttgggcaaatgACGCTACCTTCTGTAATTGTACGATGGTTTgttccaagatatattcatttccaGGTAGTGGCAtgacataactaccaggtaatgtaccgtaaacagctgagtacaattttttctcgcgaagtgcactgactgtcaacgagttttggttgtgtgtgtgtattatatttaagaaccatagcacacacaaacaaaacaaaatggcgcgaactagtaacatacacaaaatcaggaTTGCAAACTAGGTTTCCCATAAATTTTCAGTGTGAGCAAATCTATTTATTTAAGATCTGCAGCAAAACTCTTTCGatattcaaatgcaacactgcgtttgaTGGCAATGCCGGTTATTATCGGTAGTTTTGGACAGcgacaatttcttattgaaattataaaattttgtaattaaatttaataaaatagctTCACTAATATAATAGCTGAGCATAATAAACCCGCTGTCAAAAACATCCCTGTTGACAAATCATTTAAATAGTAGTGTAACGGGTTTTGcagattatctcaaatcaagtattgggttgcccaaaaagtaattgcggaatgaactttaatcaaatatacttttttcacacgtttttttctaaagcaagctaaaagtaacagctgataactgacagaagaatgaatgcaattacagagtcacaagctgtgaaaaaatttgtcatcgccgactatatgaaaaatccgcaattactttttgggcaacccaatagatttggGATCTATTGTAAACGAGATTTTATGACTAGTACCATGGCAAAAccattaaaggtggtctcatttgtacaacatccacaaatcatatggtgcagttcgccatattgccatcaagct
This Stomoxys calcitrans chromosome 2, idStoCalc2.1, whole genome shotgun sequence DNA region includes the following protein-coding sequences:
- the LOC106083461 gene encoding ribonucleoprotein RB97D, whose translation is MVDVIGAPYTDIQQNKMYENDNYSCKLFLGGLSPNTTEESITNFYAQYGEVASAVVKRDPTTQRSKGFGFITYKDSSSIERAQSLKPHIIDGRNVDSKPALPRSETNRIGSNDNVRKIFVGGLKDNHDEQNLQDHFQQFGNVLTVKVLLDRTTGRKRGFGFVEFDTCEAADRAVFHKNHTIDQLPVEVKKSNYRQEQANRGSYQHGGSSGSYSQVAYTQNPSYNYPQASYNGWTGHTTHYAQQPQTMYEGYAAAPVQSNPPTAYNGWEEQNNYNAAPPPGAANGWNAGQSEGQFGSYQHSHGGGPQKGHNLQNNRRNPYNV